The Mycobacterium haemophilum DSM 44634 sequence CGCCGGACGCAGCGCGCTGCCACCCAGGTTGGCGTGCGCTTCCGTCGGCTCCTCGACCCCCCACGGGTAGCGACGCCGGGTGTTCGTCGCCGGATCCCACGCACAGGCCTTCTCCCACTCCGTCTCGGTGGGCAGCCGCGCGCCGGCCCAGGCTGCGTAGGCCTCGGCTTCAAAGTAGGAGACATGCTGCACCGGCTCGTCAGCCGGAATGTCTTCGACATAGCCAAACCGGATGCGGGTGCACCCGTCGGAACTCCAGAATTGCGGCGCGGTCAGGCCCGCACACTGACGGTGCTGCCAGCCCCGCGCCGACCACCATCGCGCGTCGGCGTAGCCGCCGTCGTCGATGAAGTGTTGCCATTCGCCGTTGCTGACCGGAAACCGACCAATCCGGAACGCCGGTACGTCGACGACGTGGGCGGGACGCTCATTGTCCAACGAATACGGTTCGCTGGCGGCGTCGACGCCCAACACGAACGGGCCGGCGGGTACGGGCACCGACGTTCCGACCATTCCACGCCGCCCGGCAGGCAGGGCGGACGTGTCGGGCAACAGCGCCGCCCCGGTGCGCAGATTCAATGCCTGCAGCATGGTTTCGTCGTGTTGGTTTTCGTGGCTGACCACCATGCCGAACACGAAGGCCGCCTCGTCGCCAGCGGGGTCGTCAGGTAGGGCATCGAGGGCATCCAGAGCAGCGGACCGCACGGTGCGGCAATAGGACCGCGCCCGCTCCGGAGACAGCAGCGGTAATTCGACACGACTGACCCGGGAATGCTTGAAGGCGTCGTAGAGGCCCTCGACAGCTGGCGGCAATATCCCGGGCCGATTCGGGTCACCGCCTCGCAGTAGCCAAAGCTCCTCCTGCTGACCGATGTGCGCCAGGTCCCACACCAGTGGGCTCATCAACGGGTCGTACTGCCGGCAAAGTTCGGCGTCGTCGAAATCGACTAGCCGCAACGTCCGCAGCCGCGCGCGAGTCAGATCGTCGGCGAGCTGCCCCCGGCATGACGATCGCAAGCGCGGCGCAGCCGGGTGCAGCGGGTCGGAATCATCAGCGCATGACGATCGCAAGCGCGGCGCAGCCGGGCGCAGCGGGTCGGAATCATCAGCGCATGACGATCGCAAGCGCGGCGCAGCCGGGCGCTGGGGGTACCGCCCGCTTGCGGGGGACGGGTCGGAATCATCAGCGAACGTCACAGGCCCCCTTGGGTCGACCGCGCGGCCTCCGCGACCGTAGCCGCGATGCCGTGCTTGATTACCCGCTCGGAAAAGTCGTCCCCGGGACAGCGGCCCCGCTCGACCCTGCAGACCAGCCGCTCCATCGCGTCGCTGAGCTCCGCCGGCGCGTTTGCGGCGGCGACGGCCACACACCGGTTGGCCGCCGCGTACAGCCGCCGGTCACGCAGACCGACCCGGGCCGCGGTGTCCCAGGCGGTGGCCACCGGTTCAACGGCTTCAGCCGCGATGTCGGTGGCGGCCGGGTCGTCGAGCAGCGCCACCAGCGTGAACACCAGGGCGGGCCAGAAGGCATCCGGCGCGCTATCGAGGTAGCGAATTTCCAGCCACTGCCGTGGACGGACCGGTGGGAACAGAGTAGTCAGGTGATAGTCCAGGTCGGCGAGGGTCGGACGGCGGCCGCCGAGCAGGACCAAGCCGTCCGCCCAGTCGGCGAAGGCCACATAGTGCGTGACCGCGGTAAGGTCCGGGGCGTCCAGGTTGTGCACCAGCATCACCGGCGCCTTGAGGGCATAGCGCGCCCAGTCGGTGCCGGGGTCATCGCCGCTGGCCCCCAGGATGGGTCCGCAGCGTGCGGAGTCCATCTGGCCCCACACCCGCTGCCGGGTGGAGACCCAACCAGAGAATTCCCCGCCGAGCATCGGGGAGTTGGCGGCGATCGCGATCATGGTGGGCCCCAGGGCGTGCGCCAGCCACACCCGCGCCGCCCATCCGGCTTGCGGCCCGGCGTCCACGTTGACCTGGACCGAGGCGGTCGACGTCATCATCGCCGCACCCGCCACCCCAGAGTCGCTGGCAGCGAAGAACTGTTCCATCGCCCGGTAACGCGCCCCCGGGTTAACGCGCTCGGCCGGCCGCAACGGGTCCGCGCCCAGGAAAACCAGCCCCAGCCCGGCGTCGGCAAAAGCCGACCGCAGCACCGCCTGGTCGCGGTGCATCGCGTCGATGGCAGGTAGCACGCCGTCGGCCGGCGGGCCAGACAGCTCGACGGCGCCACCGGGTTCGACGCTGACCATGCTGCCGCCCGGCAGCGGGCTAAGCCACTGCAAAACCTCAGTAATTTCGTCCCAGCCCGGCCGGCGCTGCGGATCGGCCGGGTCGTAGCAGTGCGCCTCCATTTCCAGACCCACCCGTCCCAGCGGCGCATCGACCAGACAGCCGTCGGCAATGTACTGCGCGGCAGCCGAGCAACTGGCCAGCTCGACACTGTTCTTCTCTGAGGCCGAGCAGGCGGCGTCTAGCTGCGAAGCCGCGGCCGTGATGGCAGCGAACGTCATATCACGATCCCTCCGGGCCCGAGCAAATCTCGCGGACCGCTTGTTACGCAGCTATCGGAACGATAGCCGCCACCCCTTCATCATGCAGACCGCCCCGACATATTCCCGTTGCCGCGCCCTTTCGTGGCACGGCGTACACCCGAGCTATTGACCCAGCGCGTTCTGCATCGCGCCGGCCAGCACGTTGACCGCGGGACCAGCGTTGCCAGATTGGCAAACCTTCGCCTGCAGCAACACGTTTTCGCGCAGCCGGGTTTGCACGAAACACCGACGATCGGTTCCTGCTTCCTGCTTGGTCCAATTCGCGTCGGTATCGGTCGGCGCGCCACCTTCGAACGACCAGACCTGGGTTGTCCCGTTATCCAGGTGCATCGCGGTGGTCTGTCCCGAGCAACCCACGGTTCGGTCCACGACCCGATGGAAGGCCCGGGCCGCGGCGTCGTTGGTGGCAAATACCCCGACCGCCTGCTTGACGAAGTGGGTCTGGTCGTTCGCCGACGTCTGGGCAATGGCTCCGTTGAACGACGCTAAGTCAGGGTCGTTGTACACCTCGGGCAGCCCGATGTCCGCCCAGTTGTTGCATACCGGCAGGTCGACCGAGTACGTCTGCGACGGCTCGGTGAACACCGACTCCCACCCCATGGGTCCACCGACGATATTGCCCACCGAGCCCTTGCCGAGGACCGCGTAAGACACCACTCCCGGGTCGGAGGGGTGGGCGCCTGCGATCGGTATCCCCAGCGCAGCCCCCACGCCCAGACCGACACCCATCGCCGCGGCGGATATCCGCATCGCCCGGTTCACTGGCCGCCGGTCGCTGTGGATTCTATGGTGTAACCGACTTCGACTGTCATGGGTCTCGATCATGCCAGCCTGACGCTGCGCGGTGAATGTCGGCAGGAGCTGCCGTCCTTAGCAGCGCGCGACAGGTCGGCCTGGGGACCGCCGTGAGAGTTGGGCGTCTAGGGCAGGCTGGCCGGATTCACGGAAATCCCGAAGCGGCATGGTAATTCACCGTTCCGTGACGCGTCCGCTAGCTTTCGAAGGCTCGAATATAGGTGGGCATCAAGTACTTTCAGTGCGATGCCGTGCCGCCGCACCCAGCCAAGATGCCGGGCCGGCAGTTGCGTGAGGCCCCGATTCTGGAATTAGTTAAGAAAGTTCGACATCCCGTCCGGGTACCCGCTAGGGCCGTGCGGGCGAAGTGCTAGAAGGCGTGGTCGTCGGCAACTGACCGGGACCACCCGGACCAAAGACCGGGCCAACCGGACCGCCAAAGAACGGGGGAGCAATCCCGGGACCACCCGGCGCCCAATACTGCCCCGGCCCGACACCCGGACCGGGCGGTCCCCAGGGCTTGAAGATGCCGTGGTCATGGCGGTAATGGCAGGGGTGGTGAGACCCCGCGATCACCGCGCCCGAGAAGAATACGACCGCGAGGATGAACACTATCCCGGCGACGATCACCACCCACGCCGCGGCCGTGTACAGCCGGCTCGGTTTGACCTGCAGCGCCACTGGCGGCGGCAGTGGTGGTGGCGGTGGCGGGGCTGCGGCGGCGGGAGTCGGTTGGTTCGTTGGTTCTGGTGTTTCGCTCATTTCTTGAATATCGTCCAGGCCCGCGACCGAGGGAACAAGATCCGGCAACAAACTTGCTGTGAATTGCGGCGTTGGAGTCGGTGGCAGCTGACAAACGTGCAGCCCGGCGCTCACCCGAGCGCCGGGCTTGTGGTTGTGGCTGCTGGCCCGCGAAGGGCTTCGAACTCCCCCGTTACCTTACGGAGCGGTCGTCGCCGACGAAGCGACCGACGACGGCACCTGACCGGGCGCGCCGGGACGCAACGGGGTAAGCCCACCGCCCGGGGTGGCCGCAGGGCCGCCGATCGGAGCCCTCGGGTGGATGACCATCGCGTGTTGCTTGTGGTGACCGTGGTGGAAGCCGCCGTGGTGGCCGGCATGCCGTCCAAGGCTATAGCCGCTAAAGAAAATGACCGCGACGATGAACACGATGCCGGCGACAATGGCGACCCAGGCCGCGGCCTGGAAGACCTTGGGGGTCTTGTATGGCGCCGCCTCCGCTGCAGGAGGCGGCGTTGCTATTGCGGTGGCAGTAGTTGGGGTTTCAGATGTTTCACTCATGAGACGCATGATGCCGGGGTAAACAATAGTCACGGCTTTGCGTTACTTAGGTAGAAGCTGTGAGCCCTGGCACAACCGCCAGAGCGGCAGCGCTGCCGGGACGTCGGGTACCGAAATTGAGCTGTCCGATTTGCGATAGTGGACGATGTGCCCGCACAAGCATGGGGTAACGCTGATTGTCGAAAGTCTGGCCCGTCGCAGCAGACCTCAAGCCGGAGGCCCGTAGCTCTCCTTAGTGAGGTTCTGATGCGCCACATAAGCCGTGCGGGCTGGGGTATTTTGCCCGCGGAGGTGGTGCTATGCCGGCGGCGTCTGGTCCGGCGGTCAGTTGCCATGGCGCGTAAGCGGCCACAGTGAGTCATCGAAAGCTGCCGGCCGGAGCGGCCGGGCTGGGGCTCACAGCCGCGTCCGGGGCCGTGAGCGGCTGCGGCCGACAAGCCGATATCCGCACGGCCGACGTGATCGTGGTCGGCGCAGGCCTGTCCGGGCTGTGTTCGGCGCGTGAGCTGATCCGACAGGGCATAGACACGCTGGTGTTGGAAGCTCGTGACCGGGTCGGTGGTCGAATGGTCCGCAAGCCTGTTATCGACGGCGGGTGGATCGATCTTGGCGGTCAATGGATCGGGCCCACGCAAAGCGGTATTCTCTCGCTCGCCGAGTCCCTGGGCGTCACTCATTTCGATCACCACGATGCGGGGCACACCGTCGTCTGTTACAACGGCGCCTTGTCGACCGTCGATCGTGACTTGCCACCGACCGAAGCCTCACCGGCAATCTCGGCTGCCGAAGTCGCTGAAGCCAACCGGGTTTGGCATCAGTTCCTCGCCCTGACCGCGACGGTGAACGTCGAGCGTCCCTGGCTCACGTCAGACGCCGCCGCGTTGGACGCCCAAACCGTCAGCAGCTGGCTCGCCACCACCACGACATCTCCGTTTGCCCGATTTTGTGTCGCCAACTGGACACTCAGCCAAGAGGGGGCCGACCCCGGCGCGGTATCTCTGTTGTTTGCTCTCGCTTCTTACGCGGCCGGCCCTAGCGACGAAAAGCCCGAACAGTGGCTCTTTCATGGCGCGGCCGGTCAAATTCCCGAGCGCCTCGCCGACGAACTCGGTGACCGCATACGCCTTGAACAACCCGTTCTGCGAATCGTGCAGGACACCGGCGGGGCGACCGTCACGACTACCGCGGGCGACTACCGAGCAGACTGCGTGATAGTCGCGATTCCTCCCCATTTGGCCGGCGTAATTGATTACAGCCCTCCCCTGCCCGCCCGTCGTATCCAATTCACTCAACGAGCCCCCATGGGCTCGGTAATCAAATACGCCGCCGTGTATCCGACCGCCTGGTGGCGCGCGAAAGGGCTCAGCGGCGCATCGGTGAGTGATCGCATCGTCGTGCAAACAGCCGACAGCTCACCGCCTAGCGGCACACCGGGGATCTTGACGAGCTTCGTCATCGGTCCCGCTGCGATCGGCTTGGCCAATCAATCCGGCGATGACACCCGTAAACAGACAGTGCTCTCGGAGCTAGTCACGTACTTCGGCGACGAGGCGATGCATCCGGTCCAATTCATCGAAACGAATTGGGCTAGTGAAAAATGGACCGGAGGAGCGTTCAACGCTGTACTCGGCCCCAAGACACTCACCACTTGCGGCCCCGCCATGACCGAATCTGTGAGCCGGATTCACTGGGCTGGTACCGAAATGTCCCGCAAATGGACCGGCTATTTCGAAGGGGCGGTCCAGGCCGGATACGCCGCAGCTGATGCGGTGCTGGGACGCGCAACTTAGGCGCCTGCTCAGGGTTTGAACGGGTTGACCGCGAATTGGATCACCCGGTACGGCGCACTCACCCGCGCACGGGTGTCCCATTGGCTGACGAAGATCCGCAGCTCATCGAGGGTGGAGCCGGGTGAGATGTACCCGCCATACGGTTGGGCGAGCCGATTGTCGTACGGAGGCGGCAGGCTTTCCGCCGGATCAGGCCACTCGTCGTGTTGCACCACCGTGGTCACCGGCGCGGTGCCCAGCAACGTCGGGTTGGCGGCAACCCGGACCTCCATGTTGCCGGTGGTGGCGTTGAAATAGGACAGCACGGCCTGGCCGTCGATCTGCCTGATGCACATCTCGCCGACCTGGTCGGGCCACAGCGGCGTCGGTGGCTTGTTCCAACCGCCATCGGGTCCAGCCGCCCAACCCTGCCACCGGGACCGGTCGGTGAACGTTTGCGGTGTGACCCGGAAAAGCTGCGCGGGATCTCTGCGGGTGAAACTGTTGGCCACGATGTACACCCACCCGCTCGGCGAGTCCGGGGTGGGGACCGGGTCGTAGTACCCGCTGATCTGGGTCTGCCGGCCGTCCTGGTAGGTCGCGGCGCGTCGGGACCCAGGGACGGTCTGCCAGTTGCCACGCGCGGGCTCGGCCGTGACCAGCCGGGAGTCCTGTGGCTCCAGGTCTTTGGTCGTGGTCACCATCAGGTAGTTGCGCCGGTTGATCTGCACCACGCCGGCAGGCAGCTGCGAGTCTCCCGGCGGTGTGGGGTCGGCCAGCAACGGCTTGTTCACACCGGTGACGCCGGTGTAGCGCACCCCGGTCGGGTCGTCGACCGACGCCGTGTCCACGTGCAGCGCGACCGGTGAGTACCAGCCACCGAACCCGACCCCCTGGCCGGCGAAGCTGTCGCCGCAAACCTGCAAAAGCTTGGTGGGGAACTCGATGAACTCGCACAGGTCGGTGGCGCCGATGCCGTAGTCACCGGTGCGGGTTCCGGTGCCCGCCGTCGGACCGATCCGCAGCACTTGACCCGGCATCAGCGGCTGCAGAATCGGCGCTGGGGCCGGCGCGGGTGGATCGGCGTGCGCTGTCCAAGAAGCAACCCAAAACGCCTGTACGACACACAAACACAACGCGGCGTGCAACGAGCACCGCGCGACCCGGGCGGAACTCACCCGTGGATCACAGTTGCGTGGCTAGCAACTCGGCGATCTGGATCGTATTGAGCGCCGCGCCTTTGCGCAGGTTGTCGCCGGAGACGAACAGTGCCAGGCCACGCCCGTCGGGTACCCCCGGGTCACGCCTAATGCGGCCGACCAGTGATTCGTCGACACCGGCGGCGGCTAGCGGCGTCGGCACATCGACCAGCTTCACGCCCGGAGCGCCGTTCAGCAAGTCACGGGCCCGCTGCGGCGACAGCGGCCGGGCGAATTCGGCGTTGATCGACAGCGAGTGCCCAGTGAACACCGGAACCCGGACGCAGGTACCGCTGACCGCCAGGTCGGGAATGCCCAGGATCTTGCGGCTCTCAAAGCGCAGCTTCTGGTCCTCGTCTGTCTCGCCCGAGCCGTCGTCGGCCAGTGATCCGGCCAGGGGCACCACGTTGAAGGCGATCGGCGCTACATACTTGCTGGGCGCGGGGAATTGCACGGCACCACCGTCGTGTACCAGTTGCTCGGCACCGTCGATGACCGCACGCGCCTGGGCGGCGAGCTCGGCCACCCCAGACAGGCCGCTGCCGGAAACCGCTTGATACGACGACACCACGATCCGCACCAGCTGAGCTTCGTCGTGCAGCACCTTGAGCACCGGCATCGCGGCCATGGTGGTGCAGTTCGGGTTGGCGATGATGCCCTTGGGGAGCGGGAAAGCGTCTCGCACATCCCTGTCGTAGTTCACCTCCGACACCACCAGCGGCACTTGCACGTCCTTGCGCCACGCCGACGAGTTGTCGATCACCGTCACTCCGGCGGCGGCGAAGCGCGGCGCCTGCACCCGAGACATGGATGCGCCGGCAGAGAACAACGCGATGTCCAGGCCGGTGGGGTCGGCCGTCTCGGCGTCTTCCACCTCGATCTCTTGGCCGCGGAAGGCCAACTTGCGCCCCTGCGACCGGGCTGAGGCAAAAAAACGCACGGATTCGGCCGGGAAGTCGCGCTGGTCGAGCAGCGTGCGCATCACCTGGCCGACTTGGCCGGTGGCACCCACGACCCCGATTGCCAAACCTTTGCTACCCATTACCGCCCCGTCCCCGCGTACACGGTCGCCTCGTCCTCGCCGCCGAGCCCGAACGCCTCATGCAACGCCACGACGGCCTTGTCTAGTTCGGTGTCGCGGCACAGCACCGAGATCCGGATTTCCGAGGTGGAGATGAGCTCGATGTTGACCCCAACTGCAGCCAGCGCCTCGCAGAAGGTCGCCGTGACCCCGGGGTGGCTGCGCATACCGGCCCCGATCAACGACACCTTGCCGATGTGGTCGTCGTAAAGCAGCTGGGTGAAGCCGATCTCGTCTTTGAGCGAGTCCAGCTTGGCCACCGCGGTGGGCCCGCTGTCGCGGGAGCAGGTGAAGGTGATGTCGGTCTTGCCGTCTTCGACCTTGGAGACGTTCTGCAGCACCATGTCGATGTTCACGTCGGCGTCGGCCACGGCGCGGAACACCTTGGCCGCGTAACCCGGGATGTCGGGTATCCCGACGATGGTCACCTTGGCCTCGCTGCGATCGTGCGCGACTCCGGTCAGGATGGGGTCTTCCATAGGTATGTCCTTGATCGATCCGACGACGACGGTGCCTGGTTTGTCCGCATACGACGACCGGACGTGCACCGGAATGTTGTGGCGGCGTGCGTATTCCACGCAGCGCAGCATCAGCACCTTGGCGCCGCAAGCCGCCATCTCGAGCATCTCCTCGAAGGTCACGGTGTCGAGCTTGCGGGCGTTGTGCACGATCCGGGGGTCGGCGCTGAAGATGCCGTCCACGTCGGTGTAGATCTCGCAGACGTCGGCGCCTAATGCCGCGGCCATGGCGATTGCGGTGGTGTCCGAGCCGCCGCGGCCCAGCGTAGTGACATCGCGGGTGTCTTGGCTGACGCCCTGGAATCCGGCGACCAAGACGATCCGCCCTTCGTCGAGCGCGGACTGCAGCCGGGTCGGGGTGACGTCGATGATCTTGGC is a genomic window containing:
- the egtB gene encoding ergothioneine biosynthesis protein EgtB is translated as MRSSCRGQLADDLTRARLRTLRLVDFDDAELCRQYDPLMSPLVWDLAHIGQQEELWLLRGGDPNRPGILPPAVEGLYDAFKHSRVSRVELPLLSPERARSYCRTVRSAALDALDALPDDPAGDEAAFVFGMVVSHENQHDETMLQALNLRTGAALLPDTSALPAGRRGMVGTSVPVPAGPFVLGVDAASEPYSLDNERPAHVVDVPAFRIGRFPVSNGEWQHFIDDGGYADARWWSARGWQHRQCAGLTAPQFWSSDGCTRIRFGYVEDIPADEPVQHVSYFEAEAYAAWAGARLPTETEWEKACAWDPATNTRRRYPWGVEEPTEAHANLGGSALRPAPVGAYPAGASAYGVEQMLGDVWEWTSSPLRPWPGFVPMIYERYSQPFFDGDYRVLRGGSWAVEPAILRPSFRNWDHPVRRQIFCGLRLAWDV
- the egtA gene encoding ergothioneine biosynthesis glutamate--cysteine ligase EgtA, giving the protein MTFAAITAAASQLDAACSASEKNSVELASCSAAAQYIADGCLVDAPLGRVGLEMEAHCYDPADPQRRPGWDEITEVLQWLSPLPGGSMVSVEPGGAVELSGPPADGVLPAIDAMHRDQAVLRSAFADAGLGLVFLGADPLRPAERVNPGARYRAMEQFFAASDSGVAGAAMMTSTASVQVNVDAGPQAGWAARVWLAHALGPTMIAIAANSPMLGGEFSGWVSTRQRVWGQMDSARCGPILGASGDDPGTDWARYALKAPVMLVHNLDAPDLTAVTHYVAFADWADGLVLLGGRRPTLADLDYHLTTLFPPVRPRQWLEIRYLDSAPDAFWPALVFTLVALLDDPAATDIAAEAVEPVATAWDTAARVGLRDRRLYAAANRCVAVAAANAPAELSDAMERLVCRVERGRCPGDDFSERVIKHGIAATVAEAARSTQGGL
- a CDS encoding sensor domain-containing protein gives rise to the protein MRISAAAMGVGLGVGAALGIPIAGAHPSDPGVVSYAVLGKGSVGNIVGGPMGWESVFTEPSQTYSVDLPVCNNWADIGLPEVYNDPDLASFNGAIAQTSANDQTHFVKQAVGVFATNDAAARAFHRVVDRTVGCSGQTTAMHLDNGTTQVWSFEGGAPTDTDANWTKQEAGTDRRCFVQTRLRENVLLQAKVCQSGNAGPAVNVLAGAMQNALGQ
- a CDS encoding flavin monoamine oxidase family protein, which encodes MSHRKLPAGAAGLGLTAASGAVSGCGRQADIRTADVIVVGAGLSGLCSARELIRQGIDTLVLEARDRVGGRMVRKPVIDGGWIDLGGQWIGPTQSGILSLAESLGVTHFDHHDAGHTVVCYNGALSTVDRDLPPTEASPAISAAEVAEANRVWHQFLALTATVNVERPWLTSDAAALDAQTVSSWLATTTTSPFARFCVANWTLSQEGADPGAVSLLFALASYAAGPSDEKPEQWLFHGAAGQIPERLADELGDRIRLEQPVLRIVQDTGGATVTTTAGDYRADCVIVAIPPHLAGVIDYSPPLPARRIQFTQRAPMGSVIKYAAVYPTAWWRAKGLSGASVSDRIVVQTADSSPPSGTPGILTSFVIGPAAIGLANQSGDDTRKQTVLSELVTYFGDEAMHPVQFIETNWASEKWTGGAFNAVLGPKTLTTCGPAMTESVSRIHWAGTEMSRKWTGYFEGAVQAGYAAADAVLGRAT
- a CDS encoding DUF4185 domain-containing protein; this encodes MSSARVARCSLHAALCLCVVQAFWVASWTAHADPPAPAPAPILQPLMPGQVLRIGPTAGTGTRTGDYGIGATDLCEFIEFPTKLLQVCGDSFAGQGVGFGGWYSPVALHVDTASVDDPTGVRYTGVTGVNKPLLADPTPPGDSQLPAGVVQINRRNYLMVTTTKDLEPQDSRLVTAEPARGNWQTVPGSRRAATYQDGRQTQISGYYDPVPTPDSPSGWVYIVANSFTRRDPAQLFRVTPQTFTDRSRWQGWAAGPDGGWNKPPTPLWPDQVGEMCIRQIDGQAVLSYFNATTGNMEVRVAANPTLLGTAPVTTVVQHDEWPDPAESLPPPYDNRLAQPYGGYISPGSTLDELRIFVSQWDTRARVSAPYRVIQFAVNPFKP
- a CDS encoding aspartate-semialdehyde dehydrogenase, with translation MGSKGLAIGVVGATGQVGQVMRTLLDQRDFPAESVRFFASARSQGRKLAFRGQEIEVEDAETADPTGLDIALFSAGASMSRVQAPRFAAAGVTVIDNSSAWRKDVQVPLVVSEVNYDRDVRDAFPLPKGIIANPNCTTMAAMPVLKVLHDEAQLVRIVVSSYQAVSGSGLSGVAELAAQARAVIDGAEQLVHDGGAVQFPAPSKYVAPIAFNVVPLAGSLADDGSGETDEDQKLRFESRKILGIPDLAVSGTCVRVPVFTGHSLSINAEFARPLSPQRARDLLNGAPGVKLVDVPTPLAAAGVDESLVGRIRRDPGVPDGRGLALFVSGDNLRKGAALNTIQIAELLATQL
- a CDS encoding aspartate kinase, producing the protein MALVVQKYGGSSVADADRIRRVAERIVEAKKQGNDIVVVVSAMGDTTDDLLDLAQQVCPAPPARELDMLLTAGERISNALVAMAIESLGAQARSFTGSQAGVITTGTHGNAKIIDVTPTRLQSALDEGRIVLVAGFQGVSQDTRDVTTLGRGGSDTTAIAMAAALGADVCEIYTDVDGIFSADPRIVHNARKLDTVTFEEMLEMAACGAKVLMLRCVEYARRHNIPVHVRSSYADKPGTVVVGSIKDIPMEDPILTGVAHDRSEAKVTIVGIPDIPGYAAKVFRAVADADVNIDMVLQNVSKVEDGKTDITFTCSRDSGPTAVAKLDSLKDEIGFTQLLYDDHIGKVSLIGAGMRSHPGVTATFCEALAAVGVNIELISTSEIRISVLCRDTELDKAVVALHEAFGLGGEDEATVYAGTGR